A DNA window from Longimicrobium sp. contains the following coding sequences:
- a CDS encoding serine/threonine-protein kinase: MSESGVLGPGAADAGLVGTVLAGRYRIVRKLGEGAMGAVYLGEHLRIGRRDAIKVLRPSLAADPEAMARFARGARNVCAIQHPNVCTVYDFSDTEDGRRFLAMEFVPGETLQDLLAREGRLSPVRAVAIAAQVAGALQAAHDAGIVHRDLKPGNVMVSPGRGGADAVKVVDFDIAKGSAEGQGGEVTRLGFVIGTPEYMSPEQLLGMTLDGRSDVYSLALVLFRMLAGALPFRAQDTQELMVQRLTGTPLRLHEVLPALRVPPALQDALDRGLQRRAEDRVASAAEFSAAITAAVADAPSHAAPPAPVPDAGRGAWGFTRGGVAATVLTPDGAPSPATTQARRAVPLAAGRGAAGVLALALLLGGAWGISRFLGPPDADAAASGTPAPGAASAAVAGLTDPTAHPVSAAPVDSAATAPRMSDSTRIGPSSAAAAPLLDPPATNGQRERTANGQKAANRVAEEEQGLAVDDPRAEVPAPEPPAPREGGLAAENAPAVLGRLSVRMGDLSLSGGRLRAVADSASAVWRLGDALPDRQRANAAYLLGTIAFREQDWGGCVQWLERSLQLNPGSAGRARMMLDRCRERGG, encoded by the coding sequence GTGAGTGAGTCGGGCGTGCTGGGCCCGGGCGCGGCGGACGCGGGTCTGGTGGGCACGGTGCTGGCCGGGCGGTACCGCATCGTCCGGAAGCTCGGCGAGGGCGCCATGGGCGCCGTGTACCTGGGCGAGCACCTGCGCATCGGCCGGCGCGACGCCATCAAGGTGCTGCGCCCGTCGCTGGCCGCGGACCCGGAGGCGATGGCCCGCTTCGCCCGCGGCGCCCGAAACGTGTGCGCCATCCAGCATCCCAACGTCTGCACCGTGTACGACTTCAGCGACACGGAAGACGGGCGGCGCTTCCTGGCGATGGAGTTCGTCCCCGGCGAGACGCTCCAGGACCTGCTGGCGCGCGAGGGGCGGCTCTCTCCGGTCCGCGCCGTGGCCATCGCCGCGCAGGTGGCGGGGGCGCTGCAGGCCGCGCACGACGCGGGGATCGTGCACCGCGACCTCAAGCCGGGCAACGTGATGGTGAGCCCCGGGCGCGGCGGCGCGGACGCGGTCAAGGTGGTGGACTTCGACATCGCCAAGGGCTCGGCCGAGGGGCAGGGCGGGGAGGTGACCCGGCTGGGCTTCGTCATCGGCACCCCGGAGTACATGAGCCCCGAGCAGCTGCTGGGGATGACGCTGGACGGGCGCAGCGACGTGTACTCGCTGGCCCTGGTGCTCTTTCGCATGCTGGCGGGGGCGCTCCCCTTTCGCGCGCAGGACACGCAGGAGCTGATGGTGCAGCGGCTTACGGGAACTCCCCTGCGGCTGCACGAGGTGCTCCCCGCGCTGCGCGTGCCCCCGGCGCTGCAGGACGCCCTGGACCGCGGGCTGCAGCGCCGCGCGGAAGACCGTGTTGCCAGCGCGGCCGAGTTCTCCGCCGCCATCACCGCCGCCGTGGCGGACGCGCCGTCCCACGCCGCTCCGCCGGCCCCCGTGCCGGACGCGGGGCGCGGGGCGTGGGGATTCACGCGGGGCGGTGTCGCCGCGACGGTGCTCACCCCCGACGGCGCACCATCGCCCGCGACGACGCAGGCGCGCCGCGCGGTCCCTCTCGCTGCGGGCCGCGGGGCGGCGGGGGTGCTCGCCCTGGCGCTGCTGCTGGGCGGCGCCTGGGGGATCAGCCGCTTTCTCGGTCCCCCGGACGCGGACGCCGCCGCCTCCGGAACACCCGCGCCCGGCGCCGCGTCGGCTGCCGTGGCGGGCCTCACCGATCCCACGGCGCATCCCGTTTCGGCGGCGCCAGTCGATTCCGCCGCCACCGCCCCCCGCATGAGCGACTCGACGCGTATCGGCCCATCCAGCGCCGCCGCGGCGCCCCTCCTCGATCCGCCCGCGACGAACGGCCAGAGGGAGCGGACGGCGAATGGGCAGAAGGCAGCGAATCGGGTGGCGGAGGAGGAGCAGGGACTCGCGGTGGACGATCCGCGCGCCGAGGTGCCGGCGCCGGAGCCGCCGGCGCCGCGCGAAGGAGGGCTGGCGGCGGAGAACGCGCCCGCCGTGCTGGGCCGTCTCTCCGTGCGGATGGGTGACCTGTCACTCTCCGGGGGGCGGCTGCGCGCGGTGGCGGACTCGGCGAGCGCGGTGTGGCGGCTGGGCGATGCGCTTCCTGACCGGCAGCGCGCCAACGCCGCCTACCTGCTGGGGACGATCGCCTTTCGCGAGCAGGACTGGGGCGGGTGCGTGCAGTGGCTGGAGCGCTCGCTGCAGCTCAACCCCGGCTCGGCCGGCCGCGCCCGCATGATGCTGGACCGCTGCCGGGAACGGGGCGGGTGA
- a CDS encoding pyridoxal phosphate-dependent aminotransferase has translation MGGVTGSEYLRWAKTRPPARFDLTSSGVPYLPLRDLPVTVDDLEISGTGAYGYKPLQQAIAARYRVDESCVCSAMGASMANLLALAAVVRPGDEVLIEHPTYEPLIAAARWLGAEVRSFPRPAEDGFRLDPAEVERRMTERTRAVVITNLHNPSSALADDDTLRQIGEIAARIGARVIVDEVYLDALWEPTPRTCFHLGETFIATNSLTKVYGLNGLRCGWIVAAPDIIDRAWRLTELFNNIGVHAAERLSLAAFRNLDAIALRSRALLHANAAALNEFYAAHADHLHAQAHAHGTVSFPRLRTGDADALCDLLTARYETAVVPGRFFGMPDHLRIGLGVDPATFRAGLDRLKSALEERRRHLG, from the coding sequence ATGGGCGGCGTGACGGGCTCCGAGTACCTGCGGTGGGCCAAGACGCGCCCGCCGGCCCGCTTCGACCTCACCTCCAGCGGCGTCCCCTACCTCCCGCTCCGCGACCTCCCCGTCACCGTCGACGACCTGGAGATCAGTGGTACGGGCGCGTACGGCTACAAGCCGCTCCAGCAGGCCATCGCCGCGCGGTACCGGGTGGACGAGTCGTGCGTCTGCTCGGCGATGGGCGCGTCGATGGCCAACCTCCTTGCGCTCGCGGCCGTCGTGCGGCCGGGGGACGAGGTGCTCATCGAGCATCCCACGTACGAGCCGTTGATCGCCGCGGCGCGCTGGCTCGGCGCGGAGGTGCGCTCCTTTCCGCGCCCCGCCGAAGATGGCTTCCGGCTGGACCCCGCGGAGGTGGAGCGGCGGATGACGGAGCGCACGCGCGCCGTCGTCATCACCAACCTCCACAACCCCAGCAGCGCCCTCGCGGACGACGACACCCTGCGCCAGATCGGCGAGATCGCGGCGCGCATCGGCGCGCGCGTCATCGTGGACGAGGTCTACCTCGACGCGCTCTGGGAGCCCACGCCGCGCACCTGCTTCCACCTCGGCGAGACGTTCATCGCGACGAACAGCCTCACCAAGGTCTACGGCCTCAACGGCCTGCGCTGCGGCTGGATCGTCGCCGCGCCGGACATCATCGACCGTGCCTGGCGGCTGACCGAGCTGTTCAACAACATCGGCGTCCACGCGGCGGAGCGGCTGAGCCTAGCCGCTTTCCGGAACCTCGACGCCATCGCCCTCCGCTCGCGCGCGCTGCTCCACGCCAACGCCGCCGCCCTCAACGAGTTCTACGCCGCGCACGCCGACCACCTGCACGCCCAGGCGCACGCGCACGGCACCGTCTCCTTCCCCCGCCTGCGCACCGGCGACGCGGACGCGCTCTGCGACCTGTTGACCGCGCGCTACGAGACGGCCGTCGTGCCCGGCCGCTTCTTCGGCATGCCGGACCACCTGCGCATCGGCCTCGGTGTGGATCCAGCGACGTTTCGCGCGGGGCTCGACCGCCTGAAGAGTGCGCTGGAGGAGCGTCGCCGCCATCTCGGCTGA
- a CDS encoding amino acid permease, which produces MDPTPHAGPALARRLGLFDATMIVMGGIVGSGIFVTPYVVARQVHTPALIVGAWLAGGLVALAGAFVYAELAARRPHVGGQYAYLRDAFHPAVAFVYGWALLLVIQTGGMAAVAVTFARYFREVTHLPLAEPVVAALGIALLVAVNCMGVRSGGTVQNGLMILKIVAIVGLIAAGLVFVAPDAGAATAPATVPSGSLLLAFGAAMTPVMFSYGGWQTASFVAGEMRDPRRDLARGLLIGVAGVIALYVGVTLACVHALGADGLAATTTPASSVMRLAFGERGAALIAAGIAISTLGFLSQGMLTAPRVYFAMAADGVFFRSVARVSPRTRAPVVAVALQGVLSLLIALTGTYEQILGYVVAVDWVFFALTGAALFVFRRREGDGDEGARVPGHPLTTALFVAAAALIVVSTVLDAPVNSAVGLGIMLAGLPVYALWRRWAA; this is translated from the coding sequence GTGGATCCCACACCGCACGCAGGGCCCGCGCTGGCGCGCAGGCTGGGGCTGTTCGACGCCACGATGATCGTGATGGGCGGCATCGTGGGGAGCGGCATCTTCGTGACGCCGTACGTGGTCGCGCGGCAGGTGCACACGCCCGCGCTCATCGTGGGCGCGTGGCTGGCGGGCGGGCTGGTCGCGCTGGCGGGCGCGTTCGTGTACGCGGAGCTCGCGGCGCGGCGGCCGCACGTGGGCGGGCAGTACGCGTATCTGCGCGACGCATTCCATCCCGCCGTCGCGTTCGTCTACGGCTGGGCGCTGCTGCTGGTGATCCAGACGGGCGGGATGGCGGCCGTGGCCGTGACGTTCGCGCGTTACTTCCGCGAGGTCACGCACCTCCCGCTGGCGGAGCCCGTCGTCGCGGCGCTTGGGATTGCGCTGCTGGTGGCTGTCAACTGCATGGGCGTGCGCTCCGGCGGCACCGTGCAGAACGGGCTGATGATCCTCAAGATCGTGGCGATCGTCGGGCTGATCGCGGCCGGTCTCGTCTTCGTGGCGCCGGACGCGGGCGCCGCGACGGCCCCCGCCACCGTGCCGTCGGGGAGCCTGCTGCTTGCCTTCGGCGCGGCGATGACGCCCGTCATGTTCTCGTACGGCGGGTGGCAGACGGCCAGCTTCGTGGCCGGCGAGATGCGCGACCCGCGGCGGGACCTCGCGCGCGGGCTGCTGATCGGCGTGGCGGGGGTGATCGCGCTGTACGTGGGGGTCACGCTGGCGTGCGTCCATGCGCTCGGGGCTGACGGGCTGGCGGCGACCACCACGCCCGCTTCCAGCGTGATGCGCCTGGCGTTCGGCGAGCGCGGCGCGGCGCTGATCGCGGCGGGGATCGCCATCAGCACGCTCGGCTTCCTGAGCCAGGGGATGCTCACGGCCCCGCGCGTGTACTTCGCCATGGCGGCGGACGGAGTCTTCTTTCGTTCCGTCGCGAGGGTGTCGCCGCGCACGCGGGCGCCTGTGGTGGCCGTGGCGCTGCAGGGCGTGCTGTCGCTGCTCATCGCCCTTACCGGCACGTACGAGCAGATCCTGGGCTACGTCGTGGCGGTGGACTGGGTCTTCTTTGCGTTGACCGGCGCCGCGCTCTTCGTCTTCCGCCGCCGTGAGGGTGATGGCGATGAGGGCGCGCGCGTCCCTGGCCACCCGCTGACGACGGCGCTCTTCGTGGCCGCGGCGGCGCTCATCGTGGTCAGCACCGTGCTGGACGCGCCGGTGAACAGCGCGGTCGGGCTCGGGATCATGCTCGCAGGCCTTCCCGTCTACGCGCTCTGGCGGCGATGGGCGGCGTGA
- a CDS encoding ImcF-related family protein, protein MNQNRPWLVASGVFVFFAMLASWAGRLTGATGRDLWILRIGLALLGAAAAVLAGMFLAARARREPAPAEREADDVGEALAAAQQRLAGSALAGGSRISGLPVVLVLGPAGSAKTSAVVHSGVEPELLAGEVERAGAVAPTRTLNVWYGRETVFLEAGGAMLDDEPRWARLVRHLQPTRMAAALGRGTQAPRVAVVCFPCDAFHQPGAVDAVPAAARRMRARLAELAGALGVRLPVYVLFTRADRLPYFAEYVRGLSRDEAQAVLGATFPAADPPGAGLYAEFAARRAGDALRSLARSLSVAQLDLLPREPREPARAGAYEFPRELRKVSDLATQFLVELCRPSQLNVSPFLRGFYFTGVRTVVAEDGPAPSATAASVGGQVALGATSVFDPRRLREMASAPAPARGAAREVPEWAFARRIFNDVILRDRVAMAATGGGTRVNALRRGLAAAALAACVIFAGGFTVSYRNNRVMLSGALAAAREARDAPADPASLAQAEALRRLDALRAGAATMAAYEREGAPLRMRWGLYAGHRAFPSLRRVYFESFDRQLWARTRPRLVQTLRALPEAPTDASQYGATYDDLKAYLVTTTHPRYGSAAFLGPVLDRHWADRGEADPERRALARRQFEFFGAELPHGNPFAPAPDEALIVESRAFLGRFAQAERFYRAMLDEAGRHARAVDFGALYPAAAPVAAAPHVVPGAFTREGWAYVRGNARAVERLFAREDWVLGPQAVGAEDRVRIGRELQARYVADYVAHWRTFLEAARVHPFGGLSDAAARLGPLSGNDSPVLQILSLASRHTSMDSVRLGPAFQPVHQVAPAAADRVAAEGTAAYVVALGGLRSALQLAAATPPELRGPPLSQAAQAAGQADGEVRKLAQGFRIDGEAAAVGAAVQRLLRTPIDGAQRVVTGAVGALPQPGDQAAAAAAAAADAAAAPVAAAARDFCSALNRLRAGFPFRGGGRDAAVDDLAGVFQPGASALAELQQAVQPLVSRQGPRYVARTGASPRPGSGFLGSLGRAAELSRALYGDDGSAPRADFTLRAHTSAAVPEVTVVLDGKTRRFTRTLAASESFTWRASDAGGARLVAQVNGEDVVLAEASGPWAAFRLFRGASWQDAGDGRYVVRWPLPGQPSPLSADVVFAGGVPVFNPDYLARVTCVPRIGQ, encoded by the coding sequence ATGAACCAGAACCGGCCCTGGCTCGTCGCCTCCGGCGTCTTCGTCTTCTTCGCCATGCTCGCAAGCTGGGCCGGCCGGCTGACGGGGGCCACGGGGCGTGACCTGTGGATCCTGCGCATCGGCCTGGCCCTGCTGGGCGCGGCGGCGGCCGTGCTGGCCGGGATGTTCCTGGCCGCCCGCGCCCGCCGCGAGCCCGCCCCGGCGGAGAGGGAGGCCGACGACGTGGGCGAGGCGCTCGCCGCCGCGCAGCAGCGGCTGGCCGGCAGCGCGCTGGCGGGGGGATCGCGGATCTCGGGGCTCCCCGTGGTGCTGGTGCTGGGGCCCGCCGGGAGCGCCAAGACCTCCGCCGTCGTCCACTCGGGCGTGGAGCCGGAGCTCCTGGCGGGCGAGGTGGAGCGGGCTGGCGCCGTGGCACCCACGCGGACGCTGAACGTGTGGTACGGGCGCGAGACCGTGTTCCTGGAGGCCGGCGGCGCCATGCTGGACGACGAGCCGCGCTGGGCCCGCCTCGTGCGCCACCTGCAGCCCACCCGCATGGCCGCCGCGCTGGGGCGGGGGACGCAGGCGCCGCGCGTGGCCGTGGTCTGCTTTCCCTGCGACGCGTTCCATCAGCCCGGCGCCGTGGACGCCGTCCCCGCCGCGGCCAGGCGGATGCGGGCGCGGCTGGCGGAGCTGGCCGGGGCGCTCGGGGTGCGGCTTCCCGTGTACGTGCTCTTCACCCGCGCGGACCGGCTGCCGTACTTCGCCGAGTACGTGCGCGGGCTGTCGCGCGACGAGGCGCAGGCGGTGCTGGGCGCCACCTTTCCCGCGGCGGACCCGCCGGGCGCCGGGCTGTACGCCGAGTTCGCCGCGCGCCGCGCCGGCGACGCGCTGCGCTCCCTGGCCCGCTCGCTCTCCGTCGCGCAGCTGGACCTGCTCCCGCGCGAGCCCCGCGAGCCGGCGCGCGCCGGGGCGTACGAGTTTCCGCGCGAGCTGCGCAAGGTGTCTGACCTCGCCACGCAGTTCCTGGTGGAGCTGTGCCGCCCCAGCCAGCTGAACGTGAGCCCGTTTCTGCGCGGCTTCTACTTCACGGGGGTGCGGACGGTGGTGGCGGAGGACGGGCCCGCGCCGTCCGCCACCGCCGCGTCGGTGGGAGGGCAGGTGGCGCTGGGCGCTACCTCCGTCTTCGACCCCCGCCGCCTGCGCGAGATGGCGTCCGCGCCGGCGCCCGCCCGCGGCGCCGCGCGCGAGGTGCCGGAGTGGGCGTTCGCGCGGCGCATCTTCAACGACGTGATCCTGCGCGACCGCGTGGCCATGGCGGCCACGGGGGGCGGCACGCGCGTCAACGCCCTGCGCCGCGGGCTGGCGGCGGCTGCGCTGGCCGCGTGCGTGATCTTCGCGGGCGGGTTCACCGTTTCGTACCGGAACAACCGCGTGATGCTCTCCGGCGCCCTGGCCGCCGCGCGCGAGGCCCGCGATGCCCCCGCGGATCCCGCGTCGCTGGCGCAGGCGGAAGCCCTGCGGCGGCTGGACGCGCTCCGCGCGGGCGCGGCGACGATGGCGGCGTACGAGCGCGAGGGCGCGCCCCTGCGGATGCGCTGGGGGCTGTACGCGGGCCACCGGGCGTTCCCGTCGCTGCGGCGCGTGTACTTCGAGAGCTTCGACCGGCAGCTCTGGGCGCGCACCCGGCCGCGCCTGGTGCAGACGCTGCGCGCGCTGCCGGAGGCCCCCACCGACGCCAGCCAGTACGGCGCTACGTACGACGACCTCAAGGCCTACCTGGTGACGACCACGCATCCGCGGTACGGCAGCGCCGCATTCCTGGGGCCGGTGCTGGACCGGCACTGGGCGGACCGGGGAGAGGCGGACCCGGAGCGGCGGGCGCTGGCGCGGCGGCAGTTCGAGTTCTTTGGGGCGGAGCTCCCCCACGGCAACCCCTTCGCTCCCGCGCCGGACGAGGCGCTGATCGTGGAGAGCCGCGCCTTCCTGGGCCGCTTCGCGCAGGCGGAGCGCTTTTACCGCGCGATGCTGGACGAGGCGGGCCGCCACGCCCGCGCCGTCGACTTCGGCGCGCTGTACCCGGCGGCGGCCCCGGTGGCTGCGGCGCCGCACGTGGTGCCCGGCGCCTTTACCCGCGAGGGATGGGCGTACGTGCGCGGCAACGCCCGCGCGGTGGAGCGGCTGTTCGCCCGCGAAGACTGGGTGCTGGGACCCCAGGCCGTGGGCGCGGAGGACCGCGTGCGCATCGGCCGCGAGCTGCAGGCGCGCTACGTGGCGGACTACGTGGCCCACTGGCGCACCTTTCTGGAGGCGGCGCGGGTGCACCCGTTCGGCGGATTGTCCGATGCGGCGGCAAGGCTCGGCCCCCTTTCGGGGAACGACTCTCCCGTGCTGCAGATCCTCTCCCTTGCCTCGCGCCACACCTCCATGGACTCCGTGCGGCTGGGCCCCGCATTCCAGCCCGTGCACCAGGTGGCCCCGGCCGCGGCGGACCGGGTGGCGGCGGAGGGGACGGCGGCGTACGTGGTGGCGCTGGGCGGGCTGCGCAGCGCCCTGCAGCTGGCCGCCGCCACGCCGCCGGAGCTGCGCGGCCCGCCGCTGTCGCAGGCCGCGCAGGCCGCGGGGCAGGCGGACGGAGAGGTTCGTAAGCTGGCGCAGGGGTTCCGCATCGACGGCGAGGCCGCGGCGGTGGGCGCCGCGGTGCAGCGGCTGCTGCGCACCCCCATCGACGGCGCACAGCGGGTGGTGACCGGCGCGGTGGGCGCCCTGCCGCAGCCAGGCGACCAGGCCGCCGCCGCCGCGGCAGCGGCGGCGGACGCGGCCGCTGCCCCCGTCGCCGCCGCGGCCCGGGACTTCTGCTCCGCGCTCAACCGGCTGCGCGCGGGCTTCCCCTTCCGCGGCGGCGGGCGCGACGCGGCGGTGGACGATCTGGCCGGCGTGTTCCAGCCGGGCGCCAGCGCCCTGGCGGAGCTGCAGCAGGCCGTGCAGCCGCTGGTCTCGCGCCAGGGGCCGCGCTACGTGGCCCGCACCGGCGCGTCGCCGCGCCCGGGGAGCGGATTCCTGGGCTCCCTGGGCCGCGCGGCGGAGCTGTCACGCGCCCTGTACGGCGACGACGGGTCCGCGCCCCGGGCGGACTTCACCCTGCGCGCGCACACCTCCGCCGCGGTGCCGGAGGTCACGGTGGTGCTGGATGGAAAGACGCGCCGCTTCACGCGCACCCTGGCCGCGTCGGAGTCGTTCACCTGGCGCGCCTCGGACGCGGGCGGCGCCCGCCTGGTGGCGCAGGTGAACGGCGAGGACGTGGTGCTCGCCGAGGCGAGCGGACCGTGGGCCGCCTTCCGCCTGTTCCGCGGCGCGTCGTGGCAGGACGCAGGCGACGGGCGGTACGTGGTGCGCTGGCCCCTCCCCGGGCAGCCGTCGCCCCTGTCCGCCGACGTGGTGTTCGCCGGCGGCGTCCCCGTCTTCAACCCGGACTACCTCGCCCGGGTCACCTGCGTCCCCCGGATCGGCCAATGA
- a CDS encoding CsgG/HfaB family protein yields MLKPLIALALAGCLQAPATSPHVVDAAGISAAQPASTRVPAQAPPGIAVFPFTNGGSYGPGREDMSALEVGIQGMLLTELQQNPQLRIVERGILRETLAEQDLGTAGRVDPGTAARVGRLVGARYAITGTFMDLYGNFRLDGRIVDVETGEILRTVRIDNQRRENLYRLMVDLADRIVRGVDLPPLAQATQRERRERNMPDEAVMLLSLAMDHQDNGRQTEAVELYRQLVQRFPDYTEAREALRQIEEG; encoded by the coding sequence ATGCTCAAGCCACTCATCGCGCTCGCGCTCGCCGGCTGTCTGCAGGCTCCCGCCACGTCGCCGCACGTCGTGGATGCGGCAGGAATCTCCGCGGCGCAGCCAGCGTCCACCCGCGTGCCTGCACAGGCGCCGCCGGGGATCGCCGTGTTCCCCTTCACCAACGGCGGGTCGTACGGGCCGGGGCGAGAGGACATGTCGGCGCTGGAGGTGGGTATCCAGGGGATGCTGCTCACCGAGCTGCAGCAGAACCCGCAGCTGCGCATCGTGGAGCGCGGCATCCTGCGCGAAACGCTGGCCGAGCAGGACCTGGGCACGGCGGGCCGGGTGGACCCCGGGACGGCGGCACGCGTGGGGCGGCTGGTGGGCGCGCGGTACGCCATCACCGGCACGTTCATGGACCTGTACGGCAACTTCAGGCTGGACGGGCGCATCGTGGACGTGGAGACGGGCGAGATCCTCCGCACCGTCCGCATCGACAACCAGCGCCGCGAGAACCTGTACCGGCTGATGGTGGACCTGGCCGACCGCATCGTCCGCGGGGTGGACCTGCCGCCCCTCGCCCAGGCCACGCAGCGGGAGCGCCGCGAGCGCAACATGCCCGACGAGGCGGTGATGCTGCTGTCGCTTGCCATGGACCACCAGGACAACGGCCGCCAGACGGAGGCCGTGGAGCTGTACCGGCAGCTCGTGCAGCGCTTTCCCGACTACACCGAGGCCCGCGAGGCACTTCGGCAGATCGAGGAAGGATGA
- a CDS encoding trypsin-like peptidase domain-containing protein: MPAELHVLNGNRAGLVLALDTAGCTVGRHPGCSLRFGADADGVSARHARLLPDGAGWIVRDLGSTNGTWLNGRRVRGDAVLRDGDRIAFGKSGPSVELRLPGAVRVATPVKPEPRAVRPRHPWAVGAGAACVLLAGTAAVLVARRPPAAAMAEARASAVGTGLRPALSSAAPAAPRPSAPRPAPAVSASAAPRPSLPSSPGATARHPSAKRAPAAVIRARPESASVQAQAPRRALLVDRLNRLAVARIYVESEDGEVATGTAFAVRADGTLATNRHVVGGSPRRIAVQFTGSTQVWRARVVAVSGAWDLALVKVDDVEGAVPIVRGLNLRPDTLAAGAPVALAGFPRGGEPVEGAVIRATVVQAELAGVRGGRVEVFARSGVGASGSPLFDADGRVIGILFGGSPGAARPILYAVPASALSQLLAER, translated from the coding sequence ATGCCCGCCGAGCTCCACGTCCTGAACGGAAACCGTGCCGGGCTGGTGCTGGCGCTGGACACCGCCGGCTGCACCGTGGGCCGGCACCCCGGCTGCTCGCTGCGCTTCGGCGCGGACGCGGACGGGGTTTCCGCCCGACACGCGCGCCTCCTGCCGGATGGCGCGGGGTGGATCGTGCGGGACCTGGGGAGCACCAACGGCACCTGGCTCAACGGCCGGCGCGTCCGCGGCGACGCCGTGCTGCGCGACGGAGACCGCATCGCGTTCGGGAAGTCCGGGCCGTCGGTGGAGCTTCGCCTGCCAGGCGCCGTCCGCGTAGCGACCCCGGTTAAGCCGGAGCCCCGCGCCGTCCGTCCGCGGCACCCGTGGGCCGTGGGCGCAGGAGCCGCCTGCGTGCTGCTGGCTGGCACCGCCGCCGTGCTCGTGGCCCGCCGCCCCCCGGCGGCCGCGATGGCCGAGGCACGCGCCTCCGCCGTCGGGACCGGGCTGCGCCCCGCGCTGTCTTCCGCTGCGCCGGCCGCGCCCCGGCCATCCGCCCCGCGCCCTGCACCGGCTGTTTCCGCATCCGCCGCGCCCCGTCCATCCCTTCCATCATCGCCTGGCGCAACCGCACGCCACCCTTCGGCGAAGCGTGCGCCAGCGGCAGTCATCAGGGCGCGGCCGGAATCAGCCTCTGTGCAGGCGCAGGCGCCCCGCCGTGCGCTCCTGGTGGACCGGCTGAATCGGCTGGCGGTGGCGCGCATCTACGTCGAGTCGGAAGACGGTGAGGTGGCGACGGGGACGGCGTTCGCCGTGCGCGCGGACGGAACGCTGGCCACCAACCGCCACGTGGTGGGGGGCAGTCCGCGGCGCATCGCCGTGCAGTTCACCGGGTCCACGCAGGTGTGGCGCGCGCGCGTGGTGGCCGTCTCCGGCGCATGGGACCTGGCCCTCGTCAAGGTGGACGACGTCGAGGGCGCCGTCCCCATCGTGCGCGGCCTGAACCTGCGTCCGGACACTCTGGCGGCGGGCGCCCCCGTGGCGCTGGCCGGCTTTCCGCGCGGCGGGGAGCCGGTGGAGGGCGCCGTGATCCGGGCGACCGTGGTGCAGGCGGAGCTGGCGGGCGTGCGGGGCGGGCGGGTGGAGGTCTTCGCGCGTTCCGGCGTGGGGGCCAGCGGAAGCCCCCTCTTCGATGCGGACGGCCGGGTGATCGGCATCCTGTTCGGCGGAAGCCCCGGCGCCGCGCGTCCCATCCTCTACGCCGTACCCGCCTCCGCCCTGTCGCAGCTGCTGGCCGAACGCTGA
- a CDS encoding protein phosphatase 2C domain-containing protein, protein MSAQAAVRPTVRATLFALTHPGLRRGENQDSFLVADLGVPTGEGPWWVSTDRDEVSGARRFEVGPRGLLAVVADGMGGAAAGALASRLAVAEIYGAMATRWTADPDHSPGRFARCLCDAVHAANAVLHAHARREPECEGMGTTATVAGILDGCVYLAQVGDSRAYLVRGGRAVQLTRDQSLVQQLMDRGAMTAEQAEASGLGSVLLQALGPEPRVEVDVTRQPVRRGDVLVLCSDGLFRVVGPEALAEAAAREPDPAAFCAALLDAALAGGAPDNVTVIAAVLDGPGLDDAADGDPAGWLPYSLA, encoded by the coding sequence GTGAGCGCACAGGCGGCGGTCCGGCCCACGGTGCGCGCCACCCTGTTCGCCCTGACGCATCCGGGGCTCCGGCGCGGCGAGAACCAGGACAGCTTCCTGGTGGCGGACCTGGGCGTCCCCACGGGGGAGGGGCCGTGGTGGGTGAGCACCGACCGGGACGAGGTCTCGGGGGCGCGACGCTTCGAAGTAGGCCCGCGCGGGCTGCTGGCGGTGGTCGCGGATGGAATGGGCGGGGCGGCGGCCGGCGCGCTGGCCAGCCGGCTCGCCGTCGCGGAGATCTACGGCGCCATGGCCACGCGCTGGACGGCGGACCCGGACCACTCGCCCGGCCGGTTCGCGCGATGCCTGTGCGATGCGGTGCATGCCGCCAACGCCGTGCTGCACGCCCACGCCCGGCGCGAGCCGGAGTGCGAGGGGATGGGCACCACGGCCACCGTGGCCGGGATCCTGGACGGGTGCGTGTACCTGGCCCAGGTGGGCGACTCGCGCGCGTACCTGGTGCGCGGCGGGCGCGCGGTGCAGCTCACCCGCGACCAGTCGCTGGTGCAGCAGCTGATGGACCGCGGGGCGATGACGGCGGAGCAGGCGGAGGCCAGCGGGCTGGGAAGCGTCCTGCTCCAGGCGCTTGGGCCCGAGCCGCGCGTGGAGGTGGACGTCACCCGCCAGCCCGTGCGCCGCGGAGACGTGCTGGTGCTGTGCTCCGATGGCCTTTTCCGCGTCGTCGGCCCGGAGGCGCTGGCCGAGGCGGCGGCTCGAGAGCCGGACCCCGCCGCGTTCTGCGCCGCACTGCTGGACGCGGCGCTGGCCGGCGGCGCGCCCGACAACGTGACGGTGATCGCCGCCGTCCTGGATGGCCCCGGCCTGGACGACGCGGCGGACGGTGACCCGGCCGGATGGCTGCCGTATTCCCTCGCCTGA